A window from Musa acuminata AAA Group cultivar baxijiao chromosome BXJ3-10, Cavendish_Baxijiao_AAA, whole genome shotgun sequence encodes these proteins:
- the LOC135651254 gene encoding caffeoyl-CoA O-methyltransferase 1-like, whose protein sequence is MAGSFEVRVGDKVLPPVLEHKTILHSGALYQYILETSVYPREPEALKELRQLTATHPRNGLAAGADEMQFLRMLLKLMNAKKTLEIGVFTGYSLLSTALSLPHDGEIIAIDTNRKNFEFGLPIFEKAGVAHKIEFREGLALPILDEMMEAEKYKGSFDFVFVDADKSNNLNYHDRVMEMVRVGGMIGYDNTLWSGSVVASSENTLPWYIMENRDAVVEFNAYLAADSRVEICHLTISDGFTLCRRLT, encoded by the exons ATGGCAGGATCATTTGAGGTACGTGTAGGAGACAAAGTACTGCCGCCGGTCCTGGAACATAAGACCATCTTGCATAGCGGGGCACTTTACCAG TATATTTTGGAGACCAGTGTGTACCCTCGTGAGCCCGAGGCCTTGAAGGAGCTGCGGCAACTCACAGCCACACACCCCAG GAACGGATTGGCGGCAGGTGCAGATGAAATGCAATTCTTGAGGATGCTATTGAAGCTGATGAATGCCAAGAAGACACTAGAGATCGGCGTATTCACCGGCTACTCCCTCCTCTCCACCGCCCTCAGCCTCCCCCATGACGGTGAG ATCATAGCCATCGACACTAATCGAAAGAACTTTGAGTTCGGACTCCCTATTTTTGAGAAGGCTGGGGTAGCACACAAAATTGAATTCCGTGAGGGCCTTGCTCTACCCATCCTCGATGAAATGATGGAGGCG GAGAAGTACAAAGGATCGTTCGACTTTGTGTTTGTGGACGCGGACAAGAGCAACAATCTCAACTACCATGATAGGGTGATGGAGATGGTGAGAGTCGGGGGCATGATCGGGTACGACAACACGTTGTGGAGTGGCTCGGTGGTGGCGTCGTCAGAGAACACCTTACCTTGGTACATCATGGAGAACCGAGATGCCGTTGTGGAGTTCAATGCATACCTTGCTGCCGACTCACGGGTGGAGATCTGCCACCTCACTATCTCCGACGGCTTCACTCTCTGTCGTCGTCTTACCTGA